The following coding sequences are from one Streptomyces sp. TLI_235 window:
- a CDS encoding ArsR family transcriptional regulator, translating to MTIPLYQAKAEFFRTLGHPVRIRVLELLQDGPRPVRELLTEIGIEPSSLSQQLAVLRRTQLVSATREGNTVVYALSTPDVAELLQAARRILSRMITDQSELLAELGGPGRRAAGA from the coding sequence ATGACGATTCCGCTGTATCAGGCGAAGGCGGAGTTCTTCCGCACGCTGGGTCATCCGGTGCGCATCCGGGTGCTGGAGCTGCTGCAGGACGGGCCGCGGCCGGTGCGCGAGTTGCTGACGGAGATCGGGATCGAGCCCTCGAGCCTGTCACAGCAGCTGGCAGTGCTGCGCCGCACCCAGCTGGTGTCGGCCACGCGGGAGGGCAACACCGTGGTGTACGCGCTGAGCACGCCGGACGTGGCGGAGCTGCTGCAGGCGGCGCGGCGGATCCTCTCCAGGATGATCACGGACCAGTCGGAGCTACTCGCCGAGCTCGGCGGGCCCGGGCGGCGGGCGGCGGGCGCATGA
- a CDS encoding 2'-5' RNA ligase, whose amino-acid sequence MDVPAAPSTLRVFVALAPPDDAKDELARALQPAYARYPRLRWNRIEDWHITLAFLGELPSTAVPLLRSVLAGRAASHPALQLVLRGGGHFDERLLWSGIDGDLEGLHLLAADVRDLVRSCGIEFSDRPLRPHLTLARSRRDDPTSVPQAAAGLTGFVGRPWRTERLHLVGSNIGRGPGPIRYRDIEAWRFGAEVRAGDNSTPAEP is encoded by the coding sequence GTGGACGTTCCCGCCGCGCCCTCGACCCTGCGCGTTTTCGTGGCGCTCGCTCCGCCCGACGACGCCAAGGACGAGCTGGCCCGGGCGCTGCAGCCCGCCTACGCCAGGTACCCGCGGCTGCGGTGGAACCGGATCGAGGATTGGCACATCACCCTGGCCTTCCTCGGTGAACTGCCCTCCACGGCAGTGCCGTTGCTACGGTCGGTGCTGGCCGGCCGGGCCGCGTCGCACCCCGCCCTGCAGCTGGTCCTGCGTGGGGGCGGCCACTTCGACGAGCGACTGCTGTGGAGCGGGATCGACGGGGACCTGGAGGGACTGCATCTGCTCGCCGCCGACGTCCGGGACCTGGTCAGGTCCTGCGGGATCGAGTTCAGTGACCGCCCGTTGCGCCCTCATCTGACGCTGGCACGGTCCCGTCGCGACGATCCCACCAGCGTGCCGCAGGCTGCGGCCGGGCTCACCGGGTTCGTGGGCCGACCGTGGCGGACCGAGCGTCTCCACCTGGTCGGCAGCAACATCGGCCGTGGGCCCGGGCCGATCCGTTACCGCGACATCGAGGCGTGGCGATTCGGCGCCGAGGTCCGGGCCGGGGACAACAGCACTCCCGCCGAGCCGTAG
- a CDS encoding putative lactoylglutathione lyase, with protein sequence MVMATTASTTVDTSLASVTVEVTDLEAARRFYSDFGVDAYIRLRASETHSTGFRGFTLALTVSGPATVDGFVGAAVDAGATVLKPAAKSLWGYGGVVQAPDGTIWKIATSAKKDTGPATRAIDEVVLLLGVEDVKATKQFYVGRGLTVAKSFGGKYTEFAPGQANPVKLALYKRRALAKDLGVPADGTGSHRIVLGSTADTFTDPDGFAWEAAAPLAQTPS encoded by the coding sequence ATGGTCATGGCAACCACCGCTTCCACCACAGTCGACACATCCCTCGCGTCCGTCACCGTCGAGGTGACCGACCTTGAGGCTGCCCGCCGCTTCTACAGTGACTTCGGCGTGGACGCATACATCCGCCTGCGGGCGTCCGAGACGCACTCGACCGGATTCCGAGGCTTCACCCTGGCGCTCACCGTGTCCGGGCCGGCCACCGTCGACGGCTTCGTCGGCGCCGCCGTGGACGCCGGCGCCACGGTGCTGAAGCCCGCCGCGAAGTCGCTGTGGGGCTACGGTGGCGTCGTCCAGGCCCCGGACGGGACGATCTGGAAGATCGCGACCTCGGCGAAGAAGGACACCGGCCCCGCCACCCGCGCGATCGACGAGGTCGTCCTGCTGCTCGGCGTCGAGGACGTGAAGGCCACCAAGCAGTTCTACGTCGGCCGGGGCCTGACCGTGGCCAAGAGCTTCGGCGGCAAGTACACCGAGTTCGCCCCCGGGCAGGCCAACCCCGTCAAGCTGGCGCTGTACAAGCGCAGGGCCCTTGCCAAGGACCTCGGCGTCCCCGCCGACGGCACCGGCTCGCACCGCATCGTCCTCGGCAGCACCGCCGACACCTTCACCGACCCGGACGGGTTCGCCTGGGAGGCTGCCGCGCCGCTCGCCCAGACGCCGTCCTGA
- a CDS encoding ArsR family transcriptional regulator, producing MPADTQPSVTAVPLYQIKAEFFKTLGHPVRIRVLELLSQREHAVAELLTDVGVEASNLSQQLAVLRRTGVVTSRRDGAAVIYRITSPEVAQLLAVARSILTDVITDRAELLGELSPGPTD from the coding sequence ATGCCTGCCGATACGCAACCCTCCGTCACCGCCGTGCCGCTGTACCAGATCAAGGCCGAGTTCTTCAAAACCCTCGGCCACCCGGTGCGCATCCGCGTCCTCGAACTCCTCAGCCAGCGCGAACATGCCGTCGCCGAACTCCTCACCGACGTCGGCGTCGAAGCCTCCAACCTCTCCCAGCAGCTCGCCGTGCTGCGCCGCACGGGCGTCGTCACCTCCCGACGGGACGGCGCCGCCGTGATCTACCGGATCACCAGCCCCGAGGTCGCCCAACTCCTCGCCGTCGCCCGCTCCATCCTCACCGACGTCATCACCGACCGCGCCGAACTCCTCGGCGAGCTCAGCCCCGGCCCCACCGACTGA
- a CDS encoding alkylphosphonate utilization operon protein PhnA — protein sequence MSENLPPCPKCSSEYTYAMDALVVCPECGHEWAPADSGTQAPGGRLVKDAVGNVLSDGDTVTVVKALKVKGSASGIKAGTKVRNIRLVDGVDGHDIDCRIEGFGAMQLKSSVVKKA from the coding sequence ATGAGCGAGAACCTGCCCCCGTGCCCGAAGTGTTCGAGCGAGTACACCTACGCGATGGACGCACTGGTGGTGTGCCCCGAGTGCGGACATGAGTGGGCTCCCGCCGACAGCGGCACGCAGGCCCCCGGTGGCCGGCTGGTCAAGGACGCGGTCGGCAACGTGCTGAGCGACGGCGACACCGTGACCGTCGTCAAGGCGCTCAAGGTCAAGGGCAGCGCCTCCGGCATCAAGGCCGGCACCAAGGTCCGCAACATCCGCCTGGTCGACGGAGTGGACGGCCACGACATCGACTGCCGGATCGAAGGCTTCGGCGCCATGCAGCTCAAGTCGAGCGTCGTCAAGAAGGCCTGA